From the Fusobacterium ulcerans ATCC 49185 genome, the window ATTTTTTGCTATTTTTTCTAAATCACTTATTGTTTTCAAATTATACTTTTCAGCAGTATCCCTTCTCACAGCTAGAGCATAAGTATTATTAAATCCCAACTGCTGTAAAACCTCTATATTATATTTTTCCTTCATATCTTTTTTCACTGTATCATATACTTTTTCCATATCTTGAATAGGTGGATATTTTAAAGTATCTCCATATACAGTTCCTGTATAATCAACATACATATCTATTTCATTACTCTTTAGAGCATTGAAACATATTTGTGTTCCTCCAAGAGCAAATCTTCTATCTATAGATATATCTGTTTTTTCCTCTATCATTACAGCCATTATATTTGCCAGTATTTCCCCTTCAGTGAACTCTTTACTCCCCATAACAATAACTTTTTCACTAGAAGGTTTGTACATAGTCACCATTCCTGAAAAAATTACTGTAAAAAATATTCCAACAAACATTGTCAATGCCAGTATTCTTTTCCTTTTCCTATTATTAAAAATAGATCTTTTCTTATTCAGCTGTATTCCAATGGGAATAACTGCTTTTTCCAAAACTCCAGTAAAATAATCTATCAGCAGTGCTAATATACAAGCAGGTATAGCTCCTGCTAAAATCTGATAATTATTTATTGTCCTTATTCCTGAAAATACCAAATAACCTAGTCCCCCTGCTCCTACAAAAGCAGCAATAGTCATAAGCCCTACAGATGTTACTACTGCTATTCTCACTCCTCCCATTATTACTGGCAGAGCCAAAGGAAGCTGAACTTTCTGTAAAATCTGATACTTTGTCATTCCTATCCCCTCAGCTGCTTCAATAGTAAGAGGATTTATTCCTTCTAAACCTATATATGTATTTTTTACTATTGGAAGGAGTGAATAGAGGACAACAATTATTATTGCAGGGAGTTTTCCTATCCCTATGATTGGAATCAGAAAGCCGAAAAGTGCCATACTTGGTACTGCCTGTATGATATTTATTGCTCCAAGTATTGTCTTTCTTGCTTTTTGATAGTAAGTTATAATTATTCCCATAGGAATTCCTATGACCACTGCCATTATAATAGCCACGAAAGACAGAAATATATGTTCACAGGAGAAAAAGAATATCTCTTTATGTATTTTTAAAATATATTCTAAAAATTCCATAATATTTTTCTCCCCCTTCCCCTGTTAAACATAAATATAATATTTATTATTGATTTATAATCTCTTCTTTTTTCTCTCTGCTCACTATTCTCAATAGTGCATAAGATGCTATTATTCCTAAAATACTGCATGCCAATGAAAGTGAAAAAACATATTTATATGCTGTATTCCCATATTTATCCAGCCAGCTTCCAACTAATGTATAGTAGAAAGCATCTGGAAGGAATCCAATCACTGATACAAATCCTACTACTATTCCTGTTACATTAAGAGGAATATTTGATTCATCTACAGTTGCAAAGTAGATTCCTCTAAAAGCAAACATCAATATTGTAAGAACAAGCATATTCACAAGAGCTACATACACTAATGATGGATTTCCTGGTGTGATTAAAAATACTGCTTGTGTTACTGTTACTAGAATAAATCCTCCAAAAAGACATTTTGTTGAAGAACCAATTTTATCTGCTATTACTCCAGCTAATGGAGAAGCTATGAATTTTATAACATATGTTCTACCAATAGCAACGAACGAAACTAGAGCCATAGACATTTTAAATACCTCTGTCATGTATGGATTGAGGTAAGTCAAACTTGAGAATACCATATATGCTGAGAAAATTATTGCACTTATAAGCCATGCTTTTGGCATTCTTACAGCTTTTATCAAGCTTGTAAATTTTACCTGTTCTTTCTTTTCTACTTCTCTTTCTTTTATTGCTATGAAAAGTATAACTCCGCAAATCATTGAACAAACTGAATACATTATAGTAGCTGCTTTAAATCCCTCTACAATATTTGCAAATTTTGAGAAGAAATATAGTCCTCCAAATGAAAGTACAGTTCCAGCTACTCCTCCAAATCCTTCATAAAGTCCAAATAATCTTCCTTGCTCTGAACTATCTCCAAGCATTCTTATTACTTTAATTATTGCAGCAAAGTATGTAAGAATAGTAGTTATTCCAAATAGAAAGAATATTATACACAGAATAGGATAACTTGGTGCCATTGCCATCCACATACCTAAAATTCCTGTTGATACCAAAGAAAAAGAAACAAGTTTTTTAGCTGAATATTTATCAGCAAGCCAACCACCTGGAAAATACGAAACTGTTGCCACTATTCCATATATACTCAATAAATTTCCCAATTGCTTATGATTTAAGCTTAGAGCTTCTCTCATTGGATCATAAAATACTGATTTCATATAAGGCAGGCTATACATAGCTGTTGTTGCAAATCCTATCATAAACACGATTATAATTTTTTTAAATCTATCATTCATAATTATCTTTCCCCCTCATTTACTGCATCTAAGGCATCTCTTAAATCCCCTATAAGATCACTGTCTTTTTCCAGCCCTACTGCTATCCTTACAAGTCCTCCATCATAAAGAGATATAAGAGT encodes:
- a CDS encoding MFS transporter, with protein sequence MNDRFKKIIIVFMIGFATTAMYSLPYMKSVFYDPMREALSLNHKQLGNLLSIYGIVATVSYFPGGWLADKYSAKKLVSFSLVSTGILGMWMAMAPSYPILCIIFFLFGITTILTYFAAIIKVIRMLGDSSEQGRLFGLYEGFGGVAGTVLSFGGLYFFSKFANIVEGFKAATIMYSVCSMICGVILFIAIKEREVEKKEQVKFTSLIKAVRMPKAWLISAIIFSAYMVFSSLTYLNPYMTEVFKMSMALVSFVAIGRTYVIKFIASPLAGVIADKIGSSTKCLFGGFILVTVTQAVFLITPGNPSLVYVALVNMLVLTILMFAFRGIYFATVDESNIPLNVTGIVVGFVSVIGFLPDAFYYTLVGSWLDKYGNTAYKYVFSLSLACSILGIIASYALLRIVSREKKEEIINQ
- a CDS encoding glycine betaine ABC transporter substrate-binding protein, with the translated sequence MEFLEYILKIHKEIFFFSCEHIFLSFVAIIMAVVIGIPMGIIITYYQKARKTILGAINIIQAVPSMALFGFLIPIIGIGKLPAIIIVVLYSLLPIVKNTYIGLEGINPLTIEAAEGIGMTKYQILQKVQLPLALPVIMGGVRIAVVTSVGLMTIAAFVGAGGLGYLVFSGIRTINNYQILAGAIPACILALLIDYFTGVLEKAVIPIGIQLNKKRSIFNNRKRKRILALTMFVGIFFTVIFSGMVTMYKPSSEKVIVMGSKEFTEGEILANIMAVMIEEKTDISIDRRFALGGTQICFNALKSNEIDMYVDYTGTVYGDTLKYPPIQDMEKVYDTVKKDMKEKYNIEVLQQLGFNNTYALAVRRDTAEKYNLKTISDLEKIAKNLTLSASLEFLNRKDCYIGLSKKYKLGFRKVIGIDGSSKYLALTNKESDVIDVYTTDALLQKLDLVVLEDDRYFFPPYYAVPLVRDETIEKYPEIVPIIEELQNVLNDKVISSLNYKVENLGKKPNEAALEFIEEYKLLK